TTTTTTCCATGTCAGCAGCTGAAATGGCCTTAAGTCATGAAAATACAATTAACCCTAATATATCTGCTGAAAAATTATTAGAAAAAGTGAGGAGTGATAGAAATGTTAAATAAATATTTATCCATAAAACCAGAAATAGAATCTGCATTAAAAAATGGTGACCCTGTAGTAGCTTTAGAATCAACAATTATATCTCATGGAATGCCTTATCCGGAAAATATAAAAACTGCTAGAGAAGTTGAAAGGATAGTAAGGGATAATGGAGCAATTCCAGCAACTATAGCAATAATAAATGGGAAGCTAGTAGTTGGGCTAGATGAAGATGAGCTAGAGCTTTTAGGAAAAGGAAAAAATATAGTAAAAGCTAGTAGGAGAGATTTACCTTTTATTATAGCTAAAGAAATGAATGGCGCTACTACTGTAGCTGCAACTATGATAATAGCAGCTATGGCTGGTATAAAGGTATTTGCTACTGGAGGTATTGGTGGTGTTCATAGGCAGGCACAAGAAACCTTTGATATTTCTGCCGATTTGCAAGAGCTATCAAATACAAATGTGGCTGTAGTGTGTGCAGGAGCAAAGTCCATATTAGACATTGGTCTTACATTAGAGTATCTTGAAACCCAAGGCGTTCCAGTAGTTGGCTTTGGAACAGATGAATTTCCTGCTTTTTATACTAGAAAGAGCGGTTATAAGGTAGATTATAAAGTAGACTCTGAAATAGAGCTGGCAAAGGCAATAAAAGCAAAATGGGACTTACAGCTAAAGGGTGGTTTAGTAATAGGAAATCCAATACCATATGAATATGAAATGAGCTATGAAGAGATAAACAAAGCTATAGAGAATGCCTTAATGGAAGCAGATAACAATGGAATAAAAGGCAAAGAAGCTACGCCTTTCCTACTTTCTAAGGTAAAAGAAATAACTGCTGGAAAAAGCTTAGATTCAAACATTCAGTTAGTATACAACAATGCTAGACTAGCAGCAAAATTATCTGTTGAACTAAGCAAGCTGTATTAATTATAAGAAACAAAATTGCTGCAAGTTGTCATTTGTTTTGTAGAAAAATGTCTAAAACATAATAATTATTGCAAAAACAGCTTGACATATATATAGATATAGTCCATAATAGTAAAAAAGTGAATATTTTGTAGGTAGAGGTGCAATGTTTAATAGTAATATAGTGGAGGTAAGCACTGTGAAGCTATATGAAAGGAAATATTGCCGAAACATACAACTGATGCTTTAAGGTTGTATAGTTGGTTTTGCATAGAATATGTGCGGAACTGTCACAAAGTTATTTGTGGAGAGCTATCATTCAAATTAGTACACATATTATTTTTTATTTTTGTGTGTAAGACTCTGAGTGAAGGCCCAGAGTCTTTTTTATTTTGATGAACTCTTCTCTTTTACCACTTCACTTAATTTAACTTAAAACAGGAGGAGATATTATGAAAGGATTTAGTTTTAATTATGGTGTAGTTATTAGGAAAAAAGTTTCAATATTAATGGCATTAGCTTTATTAGCTGTAGTGCTATTGACAGGATGTGGATCAAATAGTAAAAATCCATCAACAACTGATGCAGGAACATTTAAGGTAGGTCTTGAAGCAGGATATGCACCATTTAACTGGACTCAAATGGATGATTCAAATGGTGGTGTTAAAATTGAAGGTAATCCAGAATATGCAGGTGGATATGATGTGGAAATAGCTAAAAGAATTGCTGAAGGATTGGGCAAAGAATTAGTTATTGTTAAAACCGAATGGGATGGACTTTTACCAGCATTAACTTCTGGTACAATAGATGCAATAATAGCTGGAATGTCTCCAACAGCAGAAAGAGCAGAGTCTATAGATTTTTCAGATAATTATTATAAATCAGATTTAGTTATGGTTGTTAAAAAAGGTGGAAGCTATGAAGGAGCTACTTCTATTCAAGATTTTAATGGTGCAAGAATAACAGCTCAATTAAATACTTTCCATTATACAGTAATAGATCAAATTCAAGGAGTAATAAAAGAAACTGCAATGGACAATTTTCCAGCAATGAGAGTCGCTCTTGAATCTGGCATTATAGATGGATATGTTTCAGAGCGCCCAGAGGGGGTTAGCGCTTCATCTGCAAACGAAAACTTTACATTCGTAGAATTTAGTGATGGTTTTGTTACATCAGATGAAGATACAGCAATTGCTGTAGGCCTTGTAAAAGGTAGTGAATTAACTGAAAAGATAAATGAGATATTAGCAGGTATATCAGAGGAAGAACGTCAGAGCATTATGGATAATGCTATAAAAAATCAACCAGCAGCTCAATAATCATGTTTTGAAACTGACTTCACTATAAGATAGTCAGTTTCATAATTTTATTTGAGGAGGTAAAAATATGAGCTTTGAATCCGTAGTAAAAATCGCTGTAAACAATTGGCCAATGTTTGTTCGTGGAGCTGGTATGACGCTTCTAATTTCTATTATAGGTACTATTGCAGGTCTTATTATAGGATTATTAGTTGGTATTATAAGAACTATACCAATACCCGAGAAAGGAATAAAAAGAAGATATCTTAAAGTTATAAATACTGTTCTATCTATTTATATAGAATTTTTCAGAGGTACACCTATGATAGTGCAGGCAATGGTAATATATTATGGTTCTGCTCAAGCATTTGGGATACGTATGGACCCAATAGCTGCAGCAATATTCATCGTATCTATTAATACAGGTGCCTATATGTCAGAAATAGTTCGAGGAGGCATTATTTCAATAGATAGAGGACAGTTTGAAGCTGCTCATGCTCTAGGCATGAATCATGTTCAAACAATGACTAATGTAGTATTGCCACAAGTAATCCGAAACATTTTACCAGCAACCGGTAACGAGTTTGTAATCAATATTAAAGATACCTCAGTACTAAATGTAATAACTGTAACAGAGTTATTTTTCCAAACAAAATCAATTGCAGGTAGTACCTTTAAGTTTTTCGAACCCTTCTTTGTGGCAAGTATTATATATTTAGTAATGACCTTTACCGTCACTAGAATATTACGTTTGATTGAGAAAAAAATGGATGGTCCAGCTAATTACATCATGGCAGGAAATCAAATGCAAGTAGAAAGACCCGAGGACATAGTTCGCAAGGTACAAAATAAAGACAGGACTAAATATTAGGGACAGGAGGGTAAATATGGAAAAGGTAATTAACATACAACATTTAAGCAAATCCTTCGGAACCCATGAAGTGTTAAAGGATATTAATTTTTCAGTAAATAAAGGAGAAGTGGTTTGCATTATTGGTTCATCTGGTTCTGGCAAATCAACATTACTTCGTTGTATCAATCTATTAGAAAAGCCAAGTAGTGGGGAAATAATATATAATGGTGAAAATATATTAGATGATAAGCACGATATATATGGATATAGGACAAAATTAGGTATGGTATTTCAGCAGTTTAATCTGTTCAATAATCACAATGTTTTAAATAACTGTATAGTTGGTCAGATGAAGGTGCTTAAACGTTCAAAAGAAGAAGCAGAGCAGATAGCCATGAAGTATTTAAAAACTGTTGGAATGGAAGGATTTATAAATGCAAATCCAAAGCAGTTATCTGGTGGTCAAAAACAGCGTGTTGCTATTGCTAGAGCACTTGCAATGGAACCGGATGTTATGCTATTTGATGAACCTACGTCAGCTCTTGATCCAGAGATGGTAGGTGAAGTTCTTAAGGTCATGAAAGAACTTGCTGAAACAGGACTTACTATGTTAATAGTTACTCATGAAATGGGATTTGCTAAGGAAGTGTCTGACCGTGTTGTATTTATGGATAATGGAGTTATTGCAGAAGAAGGAACTCCAGAGCAAATTTTTAATAATCCAACCCAAGAACGTACCAAGGAGTTTTTACAACGTATATTGAAACAAATGTAGTAAAGACTTTTACTAATATTTATTGAGATTAACCATATATGTTCACTTCCTATAATATAAAAACTCATCTATTGCTTCAAGGATGAGTTTTTTGATTTATTGCAAAAAGTTGATAATATACATGCGAATTTAGTTGACATAATTTGTTCATTGAATTCCTCTAGCTGTTCCTTTAAGGTATAGTAAGGAGGGGTTATATGAAAGGAAAAAAATTATTGTTCGCAATTGTATCATTAGTTATAATAATGATTGTATCTGTTATTTTTATTAAACCAGAAGAGGGACAAGCCGAAATTAATAGATTTAATATGAGTTATTTATATTTTGGAGATGTAAATAGCCAAATAAAACTTGTTGAAAATACTAATAGTTCATTAAATGTAGTCTCTCCTAGTTATTTTGATATAAACCAGGATGGGAGTTTAAAGATTACTAGTTTAATAGATACTAAATTTATAAAAAGCATGCATAATCAAAATATTAAGGTAGTTCCCTTTATAAGCAACCATTGGAATAGAGAATTAGGTAGAATTGCATTATTAAATAGAGAAAAACTAGCCCAGGAAGTAGTTGAGGCAGTAAAAAAATATAATCTAGATGGGGTCAACATAGATATTGAAAACGTAACTGAAGCTGATAAGGAGAATTATACTGACTTTGTTAGGCTTATTAAAAGTAAGCTACCTCTAGGAAAAGAGGTTTCTGTGGCAGTAGCTGCGAATCCTAGAGGATTTACTACTGGCTGGCACGGTTCATATGACTATAAATCACTGGCAAAACATTGTGATTATCTAATGATAATGGCCTATGATGAAAGCTACTATGGAAGTAAACCTGGTCCTGTGGCAAGCAAAGCCTTTGTGGAAAACTCAATAAAATATGCACTAGGCCAAGTGAGTCCTGAAAAGATAGTGTTAGGCATACCTTTTTTTGGTAGATATTGGTCCGAAAGTGAAGCCATAGGCGGTACAGGTATAAGTTTAGCAAGAGTTGATTCGGTAATTAAAGCTTACAATGGGAAGAAATATTTTGATAAAACAACTATGTCACCATATGCAACTTTTACAATTAATGAAAATGATGAGAAAATACTTGTTAATGGGAAAATATTGTCTGCTGGAAGTTATACTATATGGTATGAAAATGAGGATTCTATTAAGGACAAGCTGCAATTAGTTCATAAATATAATTTAAAAGGCACAGGTAGCTGGTCCTTAGGCCAGGAGCTGCCTAGCACATGGGATTATTATAAATTATGGCTTAATAGTAAGTATTTTTCAGATATACAAGAGAGCTGGGCAAAGGATGATATAATTTCAATAGTTGGTATAGGATGGATGAAAGGAACATCAAATGTAAATTTTTCTCCTAATTCAATTATAACAAGAGCACAAGCGGCAGTTACTTTAGTTAGAGCATTAGAATTGGAAGAAATAAATGTGCCTGAGGAAATAAAGTTTGATGATGTTTCTAAAAATCATTGGGCATATAGAGAAGTTCAAATAGCTGCAAATAAGGATATTTTTAAAGGTATGGGTGGTAATAAATTTGATCCTGAGCAACATATAACCAGAGAGCAAATGGCAACTTTATTAAGCAGAATCATCGAGAAAGATGAAAACACTATTATAGATAATAAAAATCCATTTATTGATGTTAAAAACGGATGGTCATACAATTCAATAATTGAGATGAATAGCTTAGGTATTTTTAAGGGATTTGAGGATAAAACCTTTAGACCAAGTGAGAAAATGTCTAGGGCACAAATGGCTGCAGTACTCAATAGAATAAAAGATTTAATTAAGTAAATATATAATAAATAAAATACGAGCAGAAATTTTTCTGCTCATATTTTATTTATATACATGTATTAACTATTATCTATGTGAAATTACTATAATATAAAAAAAGTGTAATAATTAATAATATTAAAGTTTAAATACTTTTGTGATATAATTATCGAAGAGCTCATAATTATTAGGTATTATCACTATTTCCATTAATTAAACCAAATATTATGAGTAAAACATGTAATAATAATGATTGTTAGCCAAATAACGGAGGTGCAAGCATGAAAAAAATTTTAGTTACTGGTGCTTTAGGTCAAATAGGTACGGAATTAGTTATGTATTTAAGAAAGCATTATGGAGAGGATAATGTAATTGCTAGTAGCAGAAGTAGAAAAGCTGGAGCTGAAAAGCTTATTGAATCTGGTAAATTTGAGCTTGTTGATGTAACTAATGCACAGCAAATCGCAGATGTAGTAAAAAAACATAATGTCGACACAGTAATTAACCTTGCAGCTGTACTTTCTGCAGTTGGAGAGAAAAATCCAACTCTTACTTGGGAAATAAACATGGGTGGATTGTTCAATATTTTAGAAGTTGCAAGAGAAACAGGTATATCAGTATTCACACCTAGCTCTATTGCAGCATTTGGACCATCTACGCCTGCAGATAACACACCACAAGATACAATACAAAGACCAACTACTATGTATGGAGTTACAAAGGTATCAGGAGAATTATTGTGTGATTATTATTTCCAAAAATATGGTGTTGATACTAGGGGAGTTAGATTTCCCGGACTTATCTCTTATGAAGCTCTTCCAGGTGGAGGAACTACAGATTATGCTGTACATATATATTATGATGCAATTGAAAAAGGAAAATATACTAGCTTTATAGCAGAAGGGACATATATGGACATGATGTATATGCCAGATGCTATAGATGCTATTGTTCAGCTTGCAGAAGCAGATCCATCTAAGCTGGTTCATAGAAATGCTTTCAATGTTTCTGCTATGAGTTTTGCTCCAGAGCATGTATGTGCTGAAATTCAAAAGCATATTCCAAACTTTGTAATGGATTATGATGTTGACCCAATAAGACAAAGCATTGCAGATTCATGGCCAAATTCATTAGATGATAGTGCGGCACGTGAAGAGTGGGGCTGGAATCCAAAATATAACTTATCATCAATGACTGTTGATATGCTAGAAAAATTAAAGATTAAATTAGGGAAATAGAATAAAAGATTATATAAGAAGTTAATGAAACCTTGACTCACTAAGAGTTAAGGTTTTTTTATTGAGCCACCACATAAGCTACTTGCAGAAAATCAAATATTTCGGCAATATGATTGTCTAGAAAAGCCTAATAACTACAAGATTCTGCATATCTATTTACATATTAATACAAAAAATCAAAAAAAGTAAGAACAAAAAGAGCGTATGTCGCTATTTGACTATTACCCAGGCAATAGAGCAATTAAAAGTATCAGATAATAGGCTAATTCATATAATGAATTACAAAAGGGTTAGAAGTATTTTAAATGAATTAGGAGGTTTGGAATGGCTAAGTTCAATATAATAAATACTGATATAGAGGGACTTTATATTATTGAACCAAAAGTATTTATTGATAATAGAGGTTATTTTTCTGAAATATATAATGAAGCTGAGTTTAAGAATATTGGTATCTATAAAAGTTTTCTTCAAGACAACATATCTTATTCTAAGAAGGGAGTACTAAGAGGATTGCACTTCCAACACAAAAGGCCTCAAGGAAAGTTGACTAGAGTAGTAAATGGTCAAGTCTACGATGTTGCAGTAGACTTAAGGGTAGGTTCAAAGACTTATGGGAAATGGTATGGAATAGTATTATCAGAAAATAATAAAAAAATGCTATATATACCAGAAGGATTTGCACATGGATTTTATGTTCTTTCTGATTTTGCTATTTTTGAATATAAATGTACTGATTATTATGTTCCATCAGATCAACAGGGAATAATTTGGAACGATTCTGAACTAGGAATAGAATGGCCCATAGACACATCAACAGATATTATATTATCGGAGCAAGATAAAAAATGGGGAACAGTCAAAGACTTTCAAAAATGTATTTAGCTTTTAATGCATATAGATAATTTTTAAATTTGAACCTATAATGGGAGGTTAAATCAATGGTATCTCAACATATTATAGATAAGCTTAATGAAAGAGATAAGGAAAAGAATCCTATAAAAGTTGCAATAGCAGGAA
Above is a window of Proteiniborus ethanoligenes DNA encoding:
- a CDS encoding pseudouridine-5'-phosphate glycosidase: MLNKYLSIKPEIESALKNGDPVVALESTIISHGMPYPENIKTAREVERIVRDNGAIPATIAIINGKLVVGLDEDELELLGKGKNIVKASRRDLPFIIAKEMNGATTVAATMIIAAMAGIKVFATGGIGGVHRQAQETFDISADLQELSNTNVAVVCAGAKSILDIGLTLEYLETQGVPVVGFGTDEFPAFYTRKSGYKVDYKVDSEIELAKAIKAKWDLQLKGGLVIGNPIPYEYEMSYEEINKAIENALMEADNNGIKGKEATPFLLSKVKEITAGKSLDSNIQLVYNNARLAAKLSVELSKLY
- a CDS encoding transporter substrate-binding domain-containing protein codes for the protein MKGFSFNYGVVIRKKVSILMALALLAVVLLTGCGSNSKNPSTTDAGTFKVGLEAGYAPFNWTQMDDSNGGVKIEGNPEYAGGYDVEIAKRIAEGLGKELVIVKTEWDGLLPALTSGTIDAIIAGMSPTAERAESIDFSDNYYKSDLVMVVKKGGSYEGATSIQDFNGARITAQLNTFHYTVIDQIQGVIKETAMDNFPAMRVALESGIIDGYVSERPEGVSASSANENFTFVEFSDGFVTSDEDTAIAVGLVKGSELTEKINEILAGISEEERQSIMDNAIKNQPAAQ
- a CDS encoding amino acid ABC transporter permease; protein product: MSFESVVKIAVNNWPMFVRGAGMTLLISIIGTIAGLIIGLLVGIIRTIPIPEKGIKRRYLKVINTVLSIYIEFFRGTPMIVQAMVIYYGSAQAFGIRMDPIAAAIFIVSINTGAYMSEIVRGGIISIDRGQFEAAHALGMNHVQTMTNVVLPQVIRNILPATGNEFVINIKDTSVLNVITVTELFFQTKSIAGSTFKFFEPFFVASIIYLVMTFTVTRILRLIEKKMDGPANYIMAGNQMQVERPEDIVRKVQNKDRTKY
- a CDS encoding amino acid ABC transporter ATP-binding protein, whose product is MEKVINIQHLSKSFGTHEVLKDINFSVNKGEVVCIIGSSGSGKSTLLRCINLLEKPSSGEIIYNGENILDDKHDIYGYRTKLGMVFQQFNLFNNHNVLNNCIVGQMKVLKRSKEEAEQIAMKYLKTVGMEGFINANPKQLSGGQKQRVAIARALAMEPDVMLFDEPTSALDPEMVGEVLKVMKELAETGLTMLIVTHEMGFAKEVSDRVVFMDNGVIAEEGTPEQIFNNPTQERTKEFLQRILKQM
- a CDS encoding glycosyl hydrolase family 18 protein, producing the protein MKGKKLLFAIVSLVIIMIVSVIFIKPEEGQAEINRFNMSYLYFGDVNSQIKLVENTNSSLNVVSPSYFDINQDGSLKITSLIDTKFIKSMHNQNIKVVPFISNHWNRELGRIALLNREKLAQEVVEAVKKYNLDGVNIDIENVTEADKENYTDFVRLIKSKLPLGKEVSVAVAANPRGFTTGWHGSYDYKSLAKHCDYLMIMAYDESYYGSKPGPVASKAFVENSIKYALGQVSPEKIVLGIPFFGRYWSESEAIGGTGISLARVDSVIKAYNGKKYFDKTTMSPYATFTINENDEKILVNGKILSAGSYTIWYENEDSIKDKLQLVHKYNLKGTGSWSLGQELPSTWDYYKLWLNSKYFSDIQESWAKDDIISIVGIGWMKGTSNVNFSPNSIITRAQAAVTLVRALELEEINVPEEIKFDDVSKNHWAYREVQIAANKDIFKGMGGNKFDPEQHITREQMATLLSRIIEKDENTIIDNKNPFIDVKNGWSYNSIIEMNSLGIFKGFEDKTFRPSEKMSRAQMAAVLNRIKDLIK
- a CDS encoding L-threonine 3-dehydrogenase, with amino-acid sequence MKKILVTGALGQIGTELVMYLRKHYGEDNVIASSRSRKAGAEKLIESGKFELVDVTNAQQIADVVKKHNVDTVINLAAVLSAVGEKNPTLTWEINMGGLFNILEVARETGISVFTPSSIAAFGPSTPADNTPQDTIQRPTTMYGVTKVSGELLCDYYFQKYGVDTRGVRFPGLISYEALPGGGTTDYAVHIYYDAIEKGKYTSFIAEGTYMDMMYMPDAIDAIVQLAEADPSKLVHRNAFNVSAMSFAPEHVCAEIQKHIPNFVMDYDVDPIRQSIADSWPNSLDDSAAREEWGWNPKYNLSSMTVDMLEKLKIKLGK
- the rfbC gene encoding dTDP-4-dehydrorhamnose 3,5-epimerase, translated to MAKFNIINTDIEGLYIIEPKVFIDNRGYFSEIYNEAEFKNIGIYKSFLQDNISYSKKGVLRGLHFQHKRPQGKLTRVVNGQVYDVAVDLRVGSKTYGKWYGIVLSENNKKMLYIPEGFAHGFYVLSDFAIFEYKCTDYYVPSDQQGIIWNDSELGIEWPIDTSTDIILSEQDKKWGTVKDFQKCI